TGCTTTTAAGTAAGGATAGCAGATCTGGCACATCCGGAATACGCAGGTCACGTTCACATTGAGTACCCGTTCAAATTCTTCCATCGGAAAATCCTGCGCCAGGCACTTGTAGGTGGCGCCTGCGTTGTTCACAAGGAAATCCAGATGTCCGTCATGACGCTCTGCCAGCTCTTTGCAGAGCTGTTCCATGGAAGAAAAATCACTGATATCCCCTTTAATGTTAATGGTGCCAGGTATGCTTTCTCCAAAGCCTTCTTTTGTTTTGCCGGTCCGGCTGATAATATATACGGTGGCCCCGGCCTCTGCCAGAACATTGGCGATCGCCAGGCCAATTCCGCTGCTTCCGCCGGTGACAATGCCGGCGCGTCCTTCTAATTCCTTCATAAGAGATTCCTCCTCGCTCCCTGCTGCGATGGCGCAGCGTGATGATGGCCTGTTATCAAAGCTCCAGCTTGCGGTGGCTGCGGCAGGCTTTTTCAATCAGTTCCCAGTCTAATTCCACACCGACCCCGGGACCCTCCGGCGCCGTGATCACCCCGTTTTCAATGGGCAGCAGCCCCTTCATGGGAAGCTGGTAATTCTCCTCAGGGACAAAATATTCAAAGTATTCACAATTGCGGATCGCACAGCTTACATGAAGATTCACAATATCCATGTAGTTCATGGTGGTGGTGTGGATCTCGCAGTTCATGCCGAAGCCCTCAGCCATGTGAGCGATCTTTAAGGTGCCGGTAATGCCGTCCTTCCAGCTTACGTCTGCACGGACAATATCGGCGGCGCGCTGGGCGATCACCTGCGCCACACCCCAGTGGGCCCCGCGGGTGGTCTCCGTTGCCGCAATGGGGATATCCAGGGTACGGCAAAGCTCGGTGTATTTATAGAGCTCGAAGTCCCGGAAAGGCTCTTCCAGCCACTTGAAGTTTAGCCGTTCCAACTGGCGTCCGACAGCTACGGCGTCGCCCATGGTATACTCGCCTACCGGGTCGCTCATCAGCACGTAGTCCGGGCCGACAGCATCCCGAAGGGCCTGATGCACTTCCATGTCAAAGCTGACCGGCCCTGCAGGATGAGCCTTGTAGCCCGGGATGCCAAGGGCCTTGTAGTGAAGGGCCTCGTCCACATATTCCTGCACAGTGCCGTGAAAATTGCCGCTGGCGTAGGCTGGAAGGCTGTTGCGGTAAGCGCCTATGTATTTATAGAGCGGGAGCCCTGCTTCCTTTGCACAGATATCCCACAATGCCACATCGACCGGTCCCGGCAGATAGACAGGAAAGAAGGTTAAGTGGCGGTCGATATTCCAAAATTCATGCCAGATGGCTTCCCGGTCATGGGGATCCCGGCCCATAAGGACCGGCGCAATGTTGTCATAAAGATAGTTTTCAGTGACGGCTCCGCTGCGGGCGGCAAGACAGGTGGCGATTCCGTCAATCCCTGCATCAGTGCCAATCCGGATAACCATAACATCCCAGTCCATGGATGCCCCTCCCTGGCGTTTCTTGTCAAAAAGGCAGTGTTCCCTGCTGACCCACCAGGTTTCGAATGATGTGATCTTCATAATCATACTCTCCATTTCTTTTAAAGTGTTACATAGCTCTTGATTTGAATACTATCACAGGAAAATAGAAATGTAAATGCTAAAACGTTTTTTATTATATAATCTACAAAATACACAAAAAGCACGAACGATATTTACAAAAAATAAGATAAAAAGACAAAAGATAAAAATATAGCCATAAAAATACATCTTAACATCAAA
This portion of the Clostridium sp. AN503 genome encodes:
- a CDS encoding SDR family oxidoreductase, with protein sequence MKELEGRAGIVTGGSSGIGLAIANVLAEAGATVYIISRTGKTKEGFGESIPGTINIKGDISDFSSMEQLCKELAERHDGHLDFLVNNAGATYKCLAQDFPMEEFERVLNVNVTCVFRMCQICYPYLKASPHKGRIINISSMSAHLGFSQVVPYSTSKAAVCGMTRGLAVEWAGDNICVNSIAPGWFRSKMLDDIMDDERGAKILARMPMHALGDTADLGAMAKLLIGPNGSYITGQDYALDGGALAYGY
- a CDS encoding enolase C-terminal domain-like protein; this translates as MKITSFETWWVSREHCLFDKKRQGGASMDWDVMVIRIGTDAGIDGIATCLAARSGAVTENYLYDNIAPVLMGRDPHDREAIWHEFWNIDRHLTFFPVYLPGPVDVALWDICAKEAGLPLYKYIGAYRNSLPAYASGNFHGTVQEYVDEALHYKALGIPGYKAHPAGPVSFDMEVHQALRDAVGPDYVLMSDPVGEYTMGDAVAVGRQLERLNFKWLEEPFRDFELYKYTELCRTLDIPIAATETTRGAHWGVAQVIAQRAADIVRADVSWKDGITGTLKIAHMAEGFGMNCEIHTTTMNYMDIVNLHVSCAIRNCEYFEYFVPEENYQLPMKGLLPIENGVITAPEGPGVGVELDWELIEKACRSHRKLEL